Proteins encoded in a region of the Nocardioides aromaticivorans genome:
- a CDS encoding ArsR/SmtB family transcription factor — MQRVPRLSKPPAMPEGVVAIIDAIGNGTRTEILRHLSLRAMNATELAEVIDADPRVVRRHLEVLEDMGLVAADHPRGDRRAKGRVVMWETNKQRVNEVANTWRTYALGQTNLPG; from the coding sequence ATGCAGCGCGTGCCACGTCTGTCGAAGCCGCCCGCGATGCCTGAGGGGGTGGTGGCGATCATCGACGCGATTGGAAACGGCACGCGGACCGAGATCCTGCGGCACCTCTCGCTCCGGGCGATGAACGCAACGGAGTTGGCTGAGGTGATCGACGCAGACCCTCGCGTGGTGCGACGTCACCTCGAGGTACTCGAGGACATGGGCCTAGTGGCCGCCGATCATCCCCGCGGGGATCGTCGCGCCAAGGGCCGGGTGGTGATGTGGGAGACCAACAAGCAGAGGGTCAACGAGGTCGCCAACACGTGGCGGACATACGCCCTCGGTCAGACGAACCTGCCTGGGTAA
- a CDS encoding ATP-binding protein: MIPNPYTPSGRPRVFVGRETERRRLRDRLARVVAYGEMMGPLAVTTGPRGLGKTSLMRDMQAQAEASGFVVAWASGLKHQPFLADVVDRVTRSLSAAEQLPKVGRHQLQEIGLEVGVGLAKVSAKITRTDEATDGSPALVGPLEDFLHRASNLVRQAGGAGLLIIIDELHAPLLSRREREYEPDPRAVLDAAVLLNAVQNMDGEREKFPLGVVGAGLPETKAYLTRAATFGERTHEFVLHEFGQAAARAVLVEPAEQLNVRWDDDALTEALAAAGGYPQSLHIIGSATWDAAQPDEGDTLTLAHLNEGRATSDADLASLFRARWEVATKAERDMLKAMASLTDTETERGAVAAELGVDTEALGMTRRSLISKGIIEAPRRGILRFTIPGFADWVRTKEPGGGHQTPALHPDRSPAIPPHDPPAGSPPQRPSR; the protein is encoded by the coding sequence GTGATCCCCAATCCCTACACCCCGAGCGGCCGCCCCCGGGTATTCGTCGGCCGCGAAACCGAGCGTCGGCGCCTACGCGACCGACTCGCGCGCGTGGTCGCCTACGGGGAGATGATGGGCCCACTCGCCGTCACGACCGGCCCGCGAGGACTCGGCAAGACCTCCCTCATGCGCGACATGCAGGCCCAGGCCGAGGCCTCCGGCTTCGTCGTCGCCTGGGCGTCCGGCCTCAAACACCAGCCCTTCCTCGCCGACGTCGTCGACCGCGTCACCCGATCCCTCAGCGCGGCCGAGCAACTGCCCAAAGTCGGACGCCACCAACTCCAAGAGATCGGCCTCGAGGTCGGCGTGGGCCTCGCCAAGGTCTCAGCCAAGATCACCCGCACCGACGAGGCCACCGACGGATCCCCCGCCCTGGTCGGGCCGCTCGAGGACTTCCTCCACCGCGCATCCAACCTCGTACGCCAAGCCGGCGGCGCCGGACTGCTCATCATCATCGACGAGCTACACGCGCCGCTGCTGTCGCGTCGCGAACGCGAGTACGAACCAGACCCCCGAGCCGTCCTTGACGCCGCCGTACTCCTCAACGCCGTGCAGAACATGGACGGCGAACGCGAGAAGTTCCCTCTCGGGGTGGTCGGCGCCGGCCTGCCCGAAACCAAGGCCTACCTGACCCGTGCCGCCACCTTCGGCGAGCGCACACACGAATTCGTCCTCCACGAGTTCGGCCAGGCCGCCGCCCGCGCCGTGCTCGTCGAGCCAGCCGAGCAACTCAACGTCCGGTGGGACGACGACGCGCTCACCGAAGCCCTCGCCGCGGCCGGCGGCTACCCGCAGTCCCTGCACATCATCGGCTCAGCCACCTGGGACGCCGCCCAACCCGACGAGGGCGACACCCTCACCCTCGCCCACCTCAACGAAGGCCGAGCCACCAGCGACGCCGACCTGGCCTCACTGTTTCGCGCCCGATGGGAAGTAGCGACCAAGGCCGAACGAGACATGCTCAAGGCCATGGCCAGCCTCACCGACACCGAGACTGAACGCGGCGCCGTGGCGGCCGAGCTCGGCGTCGACACCGAAGCCCTCGGCATGACACGGCGCAGTCTCATCAGCAAGGGCATCATCGAAGCGCCCCGCCGCGGCATCCTCCGCTTCACCATCCCCGGGTTCGCCGACTGGGTCCGCACCAAGGAGCCCGGAGGCGGTCACCAGACGCCGGCCCTCCACCCAGACCGCTCCCCCGCCATCCCGCCGCACGATCCTCCCGCCGGCTCACCGCCGCAGCGTCCCTCCCGGTAG
- a CDS encoding ParA family protein: MALTQDVLSRVIAFANGKGGVGKTSTSANFAGLSAAAGWHTLFIEFDAQGDAGDDLGYKHTPDNDRGAHMLEVLDAHQPLKPVLREIRPNLDVIPMGRDALKDIEDVLLGKERRGTEYRLMLAEALAPLARDYDLIVIDTPPTRPIILQLVLGATRWVVVPTKSDRSSIGNLAELAAELTEVRRANPHVEVLGVVPFDFDTSGARIRRNAVEDINAVLDGASSLFLDQEGEVITIRHSSAAVDARNAGKLVHELAEIAKEEEAGEPWWKALREGRRPERIPGSVGGLADDHLLLTNAILTRIDKLESANREEASA, translated from the coding sequence ATGGCCTTGACCCAAGATGTGCTCAGCCGAGTCATCGCGTTCGCAAACGGCAAGGGGGGCGTCGGCAAGACGTCCACGTCGGCCAATTTCGCCGGCCTGAGCGCGGCTGCGGGCTGGCACACGCTCTTCATCGAGTTCGACGCGCAGGGCGATGCCGGCGACGATCTCGGTTACAAGCACACCCCGGACAACGACCGCGGCGCCCACATGCTCGAGGTTCTCGACGCGCACCAGCCGCTGAAGCCGGTGCTGCGCGAGATCCGCCCGAACCTCGACGTCATCCCGATGGGCCGGGACGCGCTGAAGGACATCGAGGACGTGCTGTTGGGGAAGGAGCGCCGCGGCACCGAGTACCGGTTGATGCTGGCCGAGGCGCTGGCGCCGCTGGCACGCGATTACGACCTGATCGTGATTGACACGCCTCCGACCCGGCCGATCATCTTGCAGTTGGTCCTGGGGGCGACGAGGTGGGTGGTCGTCCCGACGAAGAGTGATCGGTCCAGCATCGGCAACCTCGCGGAGCTGGCCGCCGAGCTCACCGAGGTTCGGCGGGCCAACCCGCATGTCGAGGTTCTCGGTGTGGTCCCGTTCGACTTCGACACCAGCGGCGCCCGTATTCGTCGCAACGCCGTCGAGGACATCAACGCGGTGCTCGACGGTGCGTCGAGCTTGTTCCTGGACCAGGAGGGCGAGGTCATCACGATTCGCCATTCCAGCGCCGCGGTCGACGCCCGCAACGCCGGCAAGCTGGTGCACGAGCTCGCGGAGATCGCGAAGGAGGAAGAGGCCGGCGAGCCGTGGTGGAAGGCTCTTCGGGAGGGCCGACGACCGGAACGTATCCCGGGCAGCGTCGGGGGACTCGCCGATGACCACCTGCTGCTGACCAATGCGATCTTGACCAGGATCGACAAGCTCGAGTCGGCGAACCGCGAGGAGGCCAGCGCATGA
- a CDS encoding type II toxin-antitoxin system HipA family toxin, with translation MDTQLEVDLDLGGRGVHVGTAHFTRRGRAVTTTFTYSPAYLARPDAYAVDPALPLDVGRGHTTGLPGAFADSAPDRWGRRLIEKVWPGPASISEVDYLVGVSDHSRQGALRYRRADSPVYVADGHEIPRLVDLGRLLHASDQLARGGRRHDEEEMHAVRELLDVGGTTLGGARPKASVIDADGALSIAKFPHPGDEWDVMAWEKTALDLAEHAGLDVPARHLTKIEGRSVLILRRFDRDTAGGRLGYASAMTLTGLSDGDPADYLDLAAAIADHSTRPDADLAGLWRRMAVFTAIHNIDDHFRNHGFLHSPGGWMLAPAFDVNPNPDPNQARATSISGATSASEEREALLQAAPYFGMTADRGVEVLAEIDSAVASWRTIAAGNGIPEHEQRLFADVLPHPPRAGGGGTAHRSAVLQAGALDTPATSTPDPATGPGALPRPPRSFNI, from the coding sequence ATGGACACCCAGCTGGAGGTCGACCTGGACTTGGGTGGGCGGGGCGTCCACGTCGGCACCGCTCACTTCACCCGCCGCGGCCGCGCGGTTACGACAACCTTCACCTACTCCCCCGCCTACCTGGCGCGGCCAGACGCCTACGCCGTCGACCCGGCTCTCCCGCTGGATGTCGGCCGCGGCCACACCACCGGTCTGCCCGGGGCGTTCGCCGACAGTGCCCCCGACCGGTGGGGCCGCCGACTGATTGAGAAGGTCTGGCCCGGTCCCGCGTCGATCAGCGAGGTCGACTACCTCGTGGGCGTCTCGGACCACTCCCGGCAGGGCGCCCTGCGCTACCGACGCGCCGACAGTCCTGTTTATGTCGCCGACGGGCACGAGATCCCGCGCCTGGTCGACCTCGGCCGGCTGCTGCATGCCTCTGACCAGCTCGCTCGCGGAGGCCGCCGACATGACGAGGAGGAGATGCACGCAGTGCGTGAGCTTCTGGACGTCGGTGGCACGACCCTCGGCGGCGCCCGCCCGAAGGCGTCGGTGATCGATGCCGACGGAGCCCTGTCGATCGCGAAGTTCCCGCACCCGGGCGACGAGTGGGACGTCATGGCATGGGAGAAGACCGCGCTGGACCTCGCCGAGCACGCGGGACTCGACGTGCCCGCCCGTCACCTGACCAAGATCGAGGGCCGCAGCGTCCTGATCCTGCGGCGCTTCGACCGCGACACCGCCGGGGGCCGGCTGGGCTATGCGAGCGCCATGACACTGACGGGACTCAGCGACGGTGACCCGGCCGACTATCTGGACCTCGCCGCGGCGATCGCAGATCACTCCACCCGGCCCGACGCCGACCTGGCCGGCCTGTGGCGACGGATGGCGGTCTTCACCGCTATCCACAACATCGACGACCACTTCCGCAACCACGGCTTCCTCCACTCCCCCGGCGGCTGGATGCTCGCGCCGGCGTTCGACGTCAACCCGAATCCGGATCCGAACCAGGCCCGGGCAACCTCGATCAGCGGCGCAACGTCAGCATCGGAGGAACGCGAGGCACTCCTTCAGGCCGCGCCGTACTTCGGGATGACGGCCGACCGGGGCGTCGAGGTGCTCGCCGAGATCGACTCCGCCGTCGCGTCGTGGCGCACCATCGCGGCCGGGAACGGCATCCCCGAGCATGAGCAGCGGCTGTTCGCGGATGTCCTCCCCCACCCGCCTCGGGCTGGCGGTGGCGGCACTGCACACCGGTCCGCCGTCCTCCAGGCTGGCGCCCTGGACACCCCGGCAACGTCAACACCCGACCCCGCGACGGGACCCGGTGCACTCCCCCGGCCACCGAGGTCGTTCAACATCTGA
- a CDS encoding helix-turn-helix domain-containing protein, which translates to MHLFRFHSARGDELRGRRRRHTAPPTDLIESRLSVVGYSRRVAFGMNWDGVVAMKRPSPAKVGLAAERIGSHVVTWRRLLGLTAEQVAQRAGISAPTLRKLEHGDPSVTLETYLNVLRALGRLDDAVTALDPYETELGRARADQVLPKRVRR; encoded by the coding sequence ATGCACCTGTTCCGGTTCCACAGCGCCCGCGGCGATGAGCTGAGGGGACGCCGGCGCCGCCACACGGCCCCGCCGACAGACTTAATAGAAAGCAGACTTTCAGTTGTCGGCTATTCTAGAAGGGTTGCTTTCGGTATGAACTGGGATGGAGTGGTGGCGATGAAGCGCCCGAGTCCAGCGAAGGTGGGTCTGGCGGCCGAGCGGATCGGCTCTCATGTCGTGACTTGGCGCCGCCTGCTGGGCCTGACTGCCGAGCAGGTTGCTCAGCGGGCGGGGATCTCTGCCCCGACCCTACGCAAGCTCGAGCACGGCGATCCCTCGGTGACGTTGGAGACCTACCTGAACGTGCTGCGTGCTCTGGGTCGGCTCGACGACGCGGTGACCGCGCTCGACCCGTACGAGACCGAGCTCGGCCGTGCCCGTGCTGATCAGGTGCTGCCGAAGCGGGTGCGGCGCTGA
- a CDS encoding SNF2-related protein yields the protein MARRRASVADSDQLTLWDLGEEPGDPAGEVTSSGGGGHVVGSQQVVTEEGARDEPVRDADAGALREASGHGVGGDRRSGELFRGSGAADRDRDRHVGGPDRRPIGPVGGLPGAGGPADRGENDGGVGGPAGAHAAGPEDSPEHVTAGTDRGVDVNATAAAAPAVEPAGLIPSGESLRFRPGSQRDLAPSTPRERLTANVAVLELIAQLDEENRLPSAHEQGVLARWSGWGSLPEIFDDTAHHNEAAARARELLQGRARATAARTTLSAHYTDAALVKAVWSALGAAGFDKEVGGRVLEPGCGSGTFIGFAPDHVRDVVGIELDPTTARVASLLYPDADIRGESFAETRLPDGKRDLVIGNVPFADVVPHDSTHNRLGLSLHNYFIYKSLHLVRPGGVVAVLTSRWTMDAANPAARDAFAAMADLVTAYRLPSQTHRRAAGTDVITDLLVFRRRVEGEEPLDLTPGWRNLERLPAFRAGTGLEDAEVNLNTLFVQQPARVLGRLTSRSGRFGPEVAVEGLLTGEGQSLAERVAVDLERHLAFDLSNYADVRPLFTAPPAPTRPNRTPATPPTLTPAAGSSAPGSPVHRPRRSPGHEEPLVLPGAVVRAEGHISVGEDGGWLHVRDGVPEPLEVPKSQTNELRMLTDLRDTVVTLLEAEATTPLPGDLPTAATLPQGPGVAGEERMGALRERLNRQYDAYVKRYGPINRVTARNTGRIDPKTGEPVLAQVRPRQGGFRGDPHSPAVFALEHYDSASGTARKADIFTERVVAPRVLRTRADSPADAVSLCMDTYGELRTSEVARLLGVDQHLAETELEAFAFVDPDTVKRTQDGWTAAWVPRAEFLSGNVRARLTRVGEVLEQLVEGATAAGDETAQPMVRRLQAAEAALTEVLPEDLGPTEIVAQLGVPWVPAKTVEQFLRETLDDRTVEVEHPGGSVWSVRGNRHSVAARNTWGTERASAIDIVQACLEQRQIRVTDETPDGRRIPNETATFAAQEKAEELQERFATWLREDPERCQQLVRTYNDKLNAIVLRSYDVDEDKHYPGMARVHEGRPLRLRAHQHAAVARMVAQPSVLLAHEVGAGKTLAAVTGVSELRRLGLVRKPAVVVPNHMLEQFSREWLQAYPQARILTCGTEDLVKDKRRLFVARAATGEWDAVIMSRSAFEKIPVSKDTEEAYLDEQMMQLRMWLAASKSERGLSVKRLEGTLARAEERLKKLRDVERDPAISFEATGIDYLCVDEAHGYKNLRLASNIPGVAVEGSNRATDLDLKMSYLRGRHGRRVATFMTATPIANSVAEAYTMLRYLAPADLEAAGISDFDTWAATFGQVVTDLELSPSGTGFRMKARFAKFNNVPELLRLWHQVADVKTADDLNLPTPDLEGGAAETVVVPPSQELVDFMAQLAARADLVSSRAVDPSEDNMLKISGHGRAAALDLRLVDHQIDGLGAFLDREPSKVDAVAERVAGIYHDHADVAFGADPEPGALQLVFCDLGTPTGSGWNAYEELKAQLVARGVPAPKVRFMHEANNDRAKARLFEQARTGHVAVLIGSTEKMGVGTNVQRRAVALHHVDCPWRPADLAQRDGRIMRQGNLNESVRVYRYVTESSFDTYLWQTVERKAKFINQLMRGRLDVREIEDIGDSALSYAEVKALASGDPRIMELAKAETDATKLERLERAWSAAQRSLTATIREAGPRLERLATDRQELLTAMPLRRDTDGDAFSMRINGAAYGKRADAAPALQRALVAVQPYQRDPQPLGDVGGLHLQVSADSWMGQPRYVVSLVEVPRVHLLVEAGDVRQPSIGLVTRVENLPRRLERVLDDVEMDTTKINREAERAQAGLVEMFPRAGELAEVRAKRDRLAAELAADSAEKAACQEAAQQPSAPNGSQPHTPDPGPAGPMGRPAIAPPPPPPRPRSDERPRPPITPGWSR from the coding sequence GTGGCGCGACGGCGTGCGAGTGTTGCTGACTCTGATCAGCTGACGCTGTGGGATCTTGGTGAGGAGCCTGGTGACCCGGCCGGTGAGGTCACCAGCAGCGGGGGTGGGGGCCACGTTGTCGGCTCACAGCAGGTCGTGACGGAGGAAGGGGCTCGGGATGAACCCGTACGGGACGCGGATGCGGGAGCACTACGCGAAGCATCGGGCCACGGAGTTGGCGGCGATCGCCGATCCGGAGAGCTTTTTCGAGGATCTGGGGCTGCAGATCGAGACAGAGATCGACATGTTGGCGGACCGGATCGCCGGCCCATCGGACCCGTCGGAGGGCTACCTGGCGCGGGTGGGCCGGCTGACCGAGGCGAGAACGACGGCGGAGTCGGAGGTCCTGCGGGAGCACATGCGGCCGGGCCTGAGGACTCCCCCGAACACGTAACAGCTGGGACAGACCGCGGCGTCGACGTAAATGCGACGGCCGCGGCCGCTCCGGCAGTGGAGCCGGCCGGCCTGATTCCTTCTGGGGAGTCGTTGCGGTTCCGGCCCGGCTCGCAGCGGGATCTGGCGCCGTCGACTCCGCGGGAGCGGCTGACCGCGAACGTGGCTGTGCTGGAGCTGATTGCCCAGCTCGATGAGGAGAACCGGCTCCCATCAGCTCACGAGCAGGGGGTGTTGGCGCGTTGGTCGGGCTGGGGGTCCCTGCCGGAGATCTTCGACGACACCGCCCACCACAACGAGGCCGCCGCCAGAGCGAGGGAGCTGTTACAGGGCCGCGCCCGTGCGACGGCGGCGCGCACAACACTGAGCGCGCACTACACCGACGCCGCACTGGTCAAGGCGGTTTGGTCGGCGTTGGGCGCGGCTGGGTTCGACAAGGAGGTGGGCGGCCGCGTCCTGGAGCCCGGCTGTGGGTCGGGCACCTTCATCGGGTTCGCGCCTGACCATGTACGCGACGTGGTCGGCATCGAGTTGGACCCGACCACCGCGAGGGTCGCTTCCCTGCTCTACCCGGACGCGGACATCCGCGGTGAGTCGTTCGCCGAGACCCGCCTGCCCGACGGCAAGCGAGACCTCGTGATCGGCAACGTTCCCTTCGCCGACGTCGTCCCGCACGACTCCACTCATAACCGGCTGGGGCTGAGCCTGCACAACTACTTCATCTACAAGAGCCTGCACCTGGTCCGCCCCGGCGGTGTGGTGGCAGTGCTGACCTCACGATGGACGATGGACGCGGCGAACCCGGCCGCCCGTGACGCCTTCGCTGCCATGGCCGACCTGGTCACCGCGTACCGGCTGCCGAGCCAAACGCACCGCCGGGCCGCCGGAACTGACGTCATCACCGACCTGCTGGTGTTCCGACGCCGTGTCGAGGGCGAGGAACCACTGGACCTCACGCCCGGGTGGCGGAACCTGGAGCGGTTGCCGGCGTTCCGGGCCGGGACCGGGCTCGAGGACGCCGAGGTCAACCTCAACACTCTGTTCGTCCAGCAGCCGGCCCGGGTGTTGGGTCGTCTGACGTCCCGCTCGGGCCGGTTCGGACCCGAGGTCGCCGTGGAGGGACTGCTGACCGGCGAGGGGCAGAGCCTCGCCGAGCGGGTCGCGGTGGATCTGGAGCGGCACCTGGCCTTCGACCTGTCCAACTACGCCGACGTACGGCCGCTGTTCACCGCGCCCCCGGCCCCGACTCGGCCTAACCGCACTCCAGCGACCCCGCCCACGCTGACCCCTGCTGCAGGTTCATCGGCGCCGGGTTCGCCGGTCCACCGCCCTCGTCGCAGTCCTGGCCATGAGGAGCCGCTGGTGCTGCCCGGGGCGGTGGTGCGGGCCGAGGGCCACATCAGCGTCGGCGAGGACGGCGGCTGGCTGCACGTGCGCGACGGCGTCCCCGAGCCGCTGGAGGTGCCGAAGTCGCAGACGAACGAGCTGCGGATGCTCACCGACCTGCGTGACACGGTCGTCACGCTGTTGGAGGCCGAGGCCACCACGCCCCTACCCGGTGACCTGCCGACCGCCGCCACCTTGCCCCAAGGACCGGGGGTCGCGGGCGAGGAGCGGATGGGGGCACTTCGTGAGCGGCTGAACCGGCAGTACGACGCCTACGTCAAGCGATACGGCCCGATCAACCGGGTCACCGCCCGCAACACGGGCCGGATCGACCCGAAGACCGGTGAGCCGGTGCTCGCGCAAGTGCGGCCGCGGCAGGGCGGGTTCCGGGGCGACCCCCACTCCCCTGCCGTGTTCGCGCTCGAGCACTACGACTCCGCGAGCGGCACGGCACGCAAGGCCGACATCTTCACCGAGCGAGTCGTCGCACCCCGGGTGCTGCGCACGCGCGCGGACTCTCCCGCCGATGCGGTGTCGCTGTGCATGGACACCTACGGCGAGCTGCGCACCAGCGAGGTCGCCCGGCTACTCGGGGTCGACCAGCACCTGGCCGAGACCGAGCTCGAGGCCTTCGCGTTCGTCGACCCCGACACCGTCAAGCGCACCCAGGACGGATGGACGGCAGCCTGGGTCCCCCGCGCAGAGTTCCTCTCCGGGAACGTCCGTGCCCGGCTGACCCGGGTCGGAGAGGTCCTCGAGCAGCTCGTCGAGGGCGCCACCGCAGCCGGCGATGAGACCGCCCAGCCAATGGTGCGCCGGCTCCAGGCCGCCGAGGCGGCGCTGACCGAGGTGCTGCCCGAGGACCTCGGGCCGACCGAGATCGTGGCCCAGCTCGGCGTGCCGTGGGTGCCGGCCAAGACGGTGGAGCAGTTCCTGCGCGAGACCCTCGATGACCGCACGGTGGAGGTGGAGCATCCGGGCGGATCGGTGTGGTCGGTGCGCGGCAACCGGCATTCGGTGGCCGCCCGGAACACCTGGGGCACCGAACGTGCCAGCGCGATCGACATCGTCCAGGCGTGCCTGGAGCAGCGCCAGATCCGAGTCACCGACGAGACGCCGGACGGGCGGCGAATCCCGAACGAGACCGCCACCTTCGCGGCTCAGGAGAAGGCCGAGGAACTGCAGGAGCGGTTCGCGACCTGGCTGCGGGAGGACCCCGAGCGGTGTCAGCAGCTGGTCCGCACCTACAACGACAAGCTGAACGCGATCGTGCTGCGGTCCTACGACGTCGACGAGGACAAGCACTACCCGGGCATGGCCCGTGTCCATGAAGGACGTCCGCTGCGGTTGCGTGCGCACCAGCACGCCGCGGTGGCACGAATGGTGGCGCAGCCCTCCGTGTTGCTGGCCCACGAGGTCGGAGCCGGCAAGACCCTCGCCGCAGTGACCGGTGTCTCGGAGCTGCGACGGTTGGGCCTGGTCCGCAAACCCGCGGTGGTGGTGCCCAACCACATGCTCGAGCAGTTCTCTCGGGAGTGGCTGCAGGCCTACCCACAGGCCCGGATCCTCACCTGTGGCACCGAGGACCTGGTCAAGGACAAGCGGCGACTGTTCGTCGCCCGAGCCGCGACCGGCGAGTGGGACGCGGTGATCATGTCCCGTTCGGCGTTCGAGAAGATCCCGGTCTCCAAGGACACCGAAGAGGCCTACCTCGACGAGCAGATGATGCAGCTGCGGATGTGGCTGGCCGCCTCGAAGTCCGAGCGCGGCCTGTCGGTGAAGCGGCTGGAGGGCACCCTGGCGCGGGCCGAGGAGCGGCTGAAGAAGCTGCGCGACGTCGAGCGCGACCCCGCGATCAGCTTCGAGGCCACCGGGATCGACTACCTGTGCGTGGACGAGGCCCACGGCTACAAGAACCTCCGGCTGGCCTCCAACATCCCCGGTGTCGCGGTGGAGGGGTCGAACCGGGCCACCGACCTGGACTTGAAGATGTCCTACCTGCGCGGGCGCCACGGCCGGCGGGTCGCGACCTTCATGACCGCGACCCCGATCGCCAACAGCGTGGCCGAGGCGTACACGATGCTGCGCTACCTCGCCCCCGCTGACCTGGAGGCGGCGGGGATCAGTGACTTCGACACCTGGGCGGCCACGTTCGGGCAGGTCGTCACCGACCTCGAGCTCTCCCCCTCGGGGACGGGTTTCCGGATGAAGGCCCGGTTCGCGAAGTTCAACAACGTCCCCGAGTTGTTGCGGCTGTGGCACCAGGTCGCCGACGTCAAGACTGCCGACGACCTCAACCTGCCCACCCCCGACCTGGAGGGCGGCGCAGCGGAGACGGTCGTGGTCCCGCCGAGCCAGGAACTGGTCGACTTCATGGCCCAGCTGGCCGCACGGGCCGACTTGGTCTCCTCGCGGGCGGTCGACCCGAGCGAGGACAACATGCTCAAGATCAGCGGCCACGGCCGCGCGGCCGCACTCGACCTGCGGCTCGTCGACCACCAGATCGACGGCCTGGGCGCATTCTTGGACCGGGAGCCCTCCAAGGTCGACGCGGTGGCCGAGCGGGTCGCTGGCATCTACCACGACCACGCCGATGTCGCCTTCGGCGCCGACCCAGAGCCGGGCGCCCTGCAGCTGGTGTTCTGCGACCTGGGAACACCGACCGGGTCGGGGTGGAACGCCTATGAGGAGCTCAAGGCCCAGCTGGTCGCCCGCGGGGTTCCGGCGCCGAAGGTGCGGTTCATGCACGAGGCCAACAACGACCGCGCGAAGGCCCGGCTGTTCGAGCAGGCCCGTACCGGCCACGTCGCGGTGCTCATCGGGTCGACGGAGAAGATGGGCGTGGGCACCAACGTCCAGCGTCGCGCGGTCGCGTTGCACCACGTGGACTGCCCGTGGCGGCCCGCCGACCTGGCGCAGCGCGATGGCCGGATCATGCGGCAGGGGAACCTGAACGAGTCGGTGCGGGTGTACCGGTATGTCACCGAGTCCAGCTTCGACACCTACCTGTGGCAGACGGTGGAGCGGAAGGCGAAGTTCATCAACCAGCTGATGCGCGGCCGACTGGATGTGCGAGAGATCGAGGACATCGGCGACTCAGCCCTCTCCTACGCCGAGGTGAAGGCCCTCGCATCCGGTGACCCGCGGATCATGGAGCTCGCCAAGGCCGAGACAGACGCGACCAAACTGGAGCGCCTGGAGCGGGCGTGGTCGGCAGCACAGCGCAGCCTCACAGCGACGATCCGGGAGGCCGGGCCACGTTTGGAAAGGCTGGCCACCGATCGTCAAGAGCTCTTGACGGCGATGCCGCTGCGGCGTGACACCGACGGAGACGCCTTCTCGATGCGGATCAACGGTGCGGCGTACGGCAAGCGGGCCGATGCCGCTCCCGCGCTGCAGCGGGCCCTGGTCGCGGTTCAGCCCTATCAGCGCGACCCACAGCCTCTCGGCGATGTCGGTGGCCTGCACCTGCAGGTGTCCGCGGACTCGTGGATGGGCCAGCCTCGGTACGTCGTTTCGCTGGTTGAGGTCCCGCGGGTCCACCTGCTCGTCGAGGCCGGCGACGTGCGTCAACCGAGCATCGGCCTGGTGACCCGGGTCGAGAACCTCCCCCGGCGCCTGGAGCGGGTGCTCGATGACGTCGAGATGGACACCACCAAGATCAACCGCGAGGCAGAGCGGGCCCAAGCGGGGCTGGTCGAGATGTTCCCGCGCGCCGGCGAACTCGCCGAGGTGCGAGCAAAGCGCGACCGGCTGGCGGCCGAGCTGGCCGCCGACAGCGCCGAGAAGGCCGCCTGCCAGGAAGCCGCTCAGCAGCCCTCCGCGCCTAACGGTTCTCAACCTCACACGCCTGATCCTGGCCCGGCCGGCCCGATGGGTCGACCCGCGATCGCGCCTCCACCCCCTCCCCCACGACCGCGGTCTGATGAGCGTCCGCGGCCGCCCATCACTCCGGGGTGGTCGCGATGA